The following coding sequences are from one Equus caballus isolate H_3958 breed thoroughbred chromosome 27, TB-T2T, whole genome shotgun sequence window:
- the LEPROTL1 gene encoding leptin receptor overlapping transcript-like 1, which yields MAGIKALISLSFGGAIGLMFLMLGCALPIYNQYWPLFVLFFYILSPIPYCIARRLVDDTDAMSNACKELAIFLTTGIVVSAFGLPIVFARAHLIEWGACALVLTGNTVIFATILGFFLVFGSNDDFSWQQW from the exons ATGGCCGGCATCAAAG CTCTGATTAGTTTGTCCTTTGGAGGAGCCATTGGGCTGATGTTTTTGATGCTTGGCTGTGCCCTTCCAATATACAA ccaATACTGGCccctctttgttctgtttttttacATCCTTTCACCTATTCCATACTGCATAGCAAGAAGGCTGGTGGATGACACCGACGCTATGAGCAATGCTTGTAAGGAACTTGCCATATTTCTTACCACAGGCATTGTTGTCTCCGCTTTTGGACTCCCTATTGTATTTGCCAGAGCACATCTG ATTGAGTGGGGAGCTTGTGCACTTGTTCTCACAGGAAACACAGTCATCTTTGCAACTATACTGGGCTTTTTCTTGGTCTTTGGAAGCAATGACGACTTCAGCTGGCAGCAGTGGTGA